GGGATCTGGGGACACCCTgaggctggggacaccctgaggctggggacaccccaagactggggacacagcactgggagcagccacgTCCCTTTGGGACGAGAGGCTGGAAAACCAGTGGGATTTAGGGAGTGGGGGATGAGTGGGAGGTGGATTCCCACTGGCAGTTCCATCCCAGGCCAGGGGCTCCCTgagacccccagaccccccccagAAGGGGCCAggggacccccagaccccccccccgTGGCTGCAGCCCCCTGGAGCGGCTCCCCCAACTCTGCCAGGACCCTGCCACCCTGGGGGACCCCGCTGGGGTGCTGAGGGGGTACCCCATATATTTGGGGGGCTTACCTGAGGCTCGGGAGGCAGAGACTGGGGGGAGTGCAGGCAGTGCCCCCCGGGGACCCCGCGGGTGCTCGGATTTGGGGTTGCTCCCAGCACCTGTGGATGGAGGTGCAGGAGaaccccaggaccccaaaagTGGGGGGGGTCTCTGCTCCCCCTCATCACTGCCACAAGTTCCCCAGGTCTGAGCCCTCCAGCACCCCCATGccccggttttggggtgcaCTCCGTGTGGGGGGGTGGGAGCAAGTTGGGGTCCACCCCCCCTCCCACAAATCCTGCACGTTCCCATGGCAACGCCGGATGTGAGGGGAGCCGCCCATTGGCTGCCGATGATGTAATCTCAAGGGCGGGgcacccccaccccaaaaaaaagagGGTGGGGGAGGGTAGCTCCGCCCCACGCGGCCTCTCCCCGCCCGTGGGGGCCCCACCCCGCCCCAcccggcaccgccccgggggcagcggcggcggcggccggggatGCGCTCGGAGGAGGCGCGGGGGACGGTGCGTggggccgggggcgcggggGAGGCGCGCGTGGGGAGTCTGAGGGGCCTGGGGGTGGGGATGGGAGCGCGGGGTCCGgcggggggagaggggagagggagggagggaggggaggggaggggaggggagggatggagagggaggGTCCCACCCCCCGCGCCCCCTCAGGCCTCCCGTCCCCCCTCGCCCCCTCACGCGGGGGTCGCGCGTGGGGCgtccccccccaccccgtgcGCCGCGCGCGCTTCCGGGGAGGGCGCCCCCCCGCGGCTGGGAGGTCACAccgggcggcggccccgcccttccctccccctcccacGCCCTTTGCTCTTAAAGGGCCAAACCCCGTTTGTGCTCCGGCCCCCTCGTGccccccgctcccgcccccaCCCCCGGGTGTCCCCCCTCTGTGTGCCCTCCGTGCTCCCCCCGCCGTGTCCCGAACGGCCCCGGCGGAGGGTGGAGCGCGGAGGAAATTCCACGGGGGGGtgtggcggcggcggcggggtGTGACCCCCCACGCCCACGGGTGGGGGACACGCagcggggggagggggtggggacacggaggggacaaAGCGGTGGGGGGGACTGTGGAGGGCGTTTTCCCAcgctccccctcccctcccagcccaaggTCACCTGAAATGCCTCCTTAAGCTGTTTAGGGCCAAAAAGGGGGGGCACTAACACTAATGATTCCTGGGGTGTGGGGGACAGAAAGTGTTGGCAGGGGTGCACAGCACCCCCAGATATGTGGGTTTGAAGCGGGACACCCCGAGCCCCCAGCCCACACccctggctgggtttggggtgcaaCAGCCTGAGGACGGAGGAATTCAGTTCACCCAtaaagggggggggggtcagcAGAGGTGGAATTTGGGAGGCAACGAGCCCCCCCCGCCCACTTAGCTGCCCCACGCCGCATCCCCTACCCccggggggctttggggtgcAAGAGATCCCCAAATTTGGGTAGGGGAGGACGGGGCATCGCTTTTGTGCCCCCATCCTCCCCCCACAATGAGCCTGTTTGTGGGGAGCCCCCGTGTGtgaggggctgctcctggagggCTCTGGGGGGACATTGAGTCCCCAGGTGCGGGGGCCAGTTGGGTGTCTGTCTGGGGGTGTCCCCCgctgtgttttgggggggtcGGGCTGGCGGGGCTGCTTTGAGGACCTGGGGATGTGTTGGAGGGGGTCCCTGACTGAGCGAGGGGTGTTTGATGGGTGTCTCTCATTGTTggggtgtgttttggggttccctggatttggggggaGCCTGTGGGGGTCCCTGCCTGAGAGTGGAGGTTTCTTGGGGGCGCTGGTAGTTTGTGAGTGTGTGaggggggtgttttgggggtcctTGTCTGGTTATGGGGATATTTGGTGGGGGACCCTGGCTGATTGTTTGTGTTGGGAGATCCCCCCAATACGTGGGTACTGGGGAGGGGGTCTCTGTCTCTGTTTGGGGGCGTACTGTGTGTACCCCCCTTGGAGGGGGCTCTGTGTGTCGGGGGGTCCCGAGGCGAAGAGGTGGGTTCTGGGGAGGGGGGATGTCTCTGGCTCtttttggggtgtgtttggggGGGCTCCCGGCTATATCCGGGGGTGATTCGTGGGGGGCTGTGTTTGGGGGTTCCGTGGCTCGCTGCGTGTATTGGAGGGGTCCCTTGCTGCGGGGGGTGGCGGTTCGTGGGGGATCCCTGCCCTGAGTGTGAAGGCGCTTTGGGGGGACCCGGGTTTATGGGGACGGTGAATTCGGGGCTCCGCGTGTCAGCGGGGGGTTCGGCGCCGGTGCCTTGGGCTCGGTGCCGGTGGTGCGCTGTAGCCGCCGCCCcccccgggcggggccgggccgtgTGCGCGGGGCGCGGCGCTGGGTgtggcggggcggggccgccgcgcgAGGCCGGTGCGTGGGGGCTCTGCGGGCGGGGACGGTCCCTGCGTGGGCAGGTACGTGcgggggggctcggggcagCGCCGGAGGGGTCCCGGGGCAGTGCGGGGGGCGACGAGGAGCTCGTTCGGCCAGGGGTTTCCCCGTACCGGTTGCCCCCACGCGTGCCCTGGTACCCAGCGTGGTGTGcggtggggctgggggtcccgCTTGTCCCTCGGTTGTGTCGCGGTCCCGCGGGGGCGCAGCGCCGCCGTGCCGCGGGTGGGGCCGTGCCCCGTGCCTCccgcgggggccgggccgggcccttTAAGAAGCTCCACCCGCGGCCGAGCCCAGGTGGAGCCGCGGGGCCGTTCGCACCTcgcccggcgcggcccgggAGATGGTGCTGCGGGCAGCGGGAGGGGGCAGCGAGCGCGGCGGACACGCGTGGGAGCCCGGCGGGTCAGTGCGTGAGTGACCGCGGGCGGGGGCGCGCGGGCCGGGGGGTGGCGCGGCCCCTTTAAGGCGCGGGGGGAaggagcggggcggggccgccaCCGCCCCGCGCGCGGATACGCCCCCGGCAGCCCCGcccgcggggggcggggccggcccggcaCAAAGGCGCgggcgggggggcggggcctgcgGTTCCCGCCCTCGGCGCGCGCCGCTGCCGCCGTGAGGGGCCGGGCCCGCCCGTCCCTCACGGacccgcccggccccgcctcaGGGCACGGGCGGGCCCCGCCATGCCCGGCCCGGCGACCCCCGGGTGGCCCCACGCCCCGGCGGAGCCGCCCCGAGGCGCCGCCCCGGTCGGTTGGTTGGTGAGAGCCcgttaaaaaaaccctcttcgCCCCCgccccgtgcctcagtttccctggcGCCTCACAGACTGCGGGTCTCTTGTAGGGCCAGGGGAAGGCGACGCCCGCCATGAGCTCGTCGGCGCTGCTGGCTGAGGGCCCCCTCGACCCACCGGTGCTGCTGGCCGACATCAAGACGGAGCCCCCcgaggagctgctggccagcgactgcagccagccccaggccGAGCCCGTCGATCTCTCCCTCAATAAATCCAAAGTCGCTCCGGCCTCGGCCCTGCCGCCACCACCCCCTACCTCGGTCCAGTCTTCCCCCATGCTGGTGGCTCCCCCGCTTCCTGCTCCCAGTACCGTGTCCATCCCGCCCTCTGGCCTCAGCTCCACCTCGGCCATCCCGGCTGTCCTCTCACCTGGCTCCATCCTGGCCTCCACGCAGGGCAGCGGCGGGCAGCAGATCCTCCACGTCATCCACACCATCCCCTCCGTCAACCTGCCCAGCAAGATGGGCAACCTGCAGACCATCCCCGTGGTGGTGCAGTCCCTCCCCGTCGTCTACACCACCGTGCCCACGGACGGCGTCACTGCCATTACCGTGCCCCTCATTGGGGGGGACGGCAAAAACACTGGGTCTGGTAAGGGCACCTGGGGGGAACCCTGGAATCTGGGGGGTGGAGAGTGTTTGTCCTGCCTCGTGGAGGGGCACCCTCGAAGGGAATCTCATTTTTCACTGTGGAGTGTCCTTGCCACAACCATGTGCCACTCCCATACAAagcccctcagcccccagcctgtgccccccaggggacatggggagggcagggacacacagggcaTGGCACTGCCTGTTCTCCACCcattctgctgctggcagcctgccctgccctgcccttcccactggctgcctgctgccagcagctctggtttcagctcagctgctccctgtgccccccacaatcccctttcccaggacaTTCCCAGCTTTCCACTTTATCTGGGGTGGGGGACCTGgatctgccctgctctgggcaggagcaggcagccaAAAGTGGTGCCCCCAAGTTATTTCCTCCCTTCGGGGGTCCTCCATCTTCCCACTTGGATTTGATTTTCTGTAGGGATGGGCGGTGCTTGGAGCACCGCAGGGACAGGTAGAACACTGCACCCCTGATGTGGGGTGTGTGTTTTGGGGATGTCTCTGTTCTGTGCTCACCCCTTGCCTCTTTGTGCTCTAAAGCTTTCCTTTCCCGGACCCCTCCAGTGAAAATGGACCCTGGCTCTGTGTACCCCATGGACATGAACAGCGACAGCGAGGACAGCGCCTCTGAGAGTGGCCCAGCGCCTTTCCAAGACCTGCAGAGAGAGTGAGtctcctcctgcctgtgcctccCCACCCTTTATGCCCCTGAACCCCCCGTGGGCTCCGGGGCCATGGCTCCAGCTCTGTCTGCTCCCGGCAGGCCGGCGGTGCGGGGCCCCAGAGCCGATTCCCCGGACCTGAAGAAGCGGCGCATCCACCAGTGCGACTTCGAGGGCTGCAATAAGGTCTACACCAAAAGCTCCCACCTCAAAGCCCACCGGAGGATACACACAGGTAGGGGTGGGATTGGTGTCCCTGGATCCCCCATGGGATGGTGCTGTGTCCGTGGGTGGCCCTTTGGGAGCGCTGGGTGGAGGGATTCCCCTTTTGGAATTTCTGTGAGGGCTTTGGGGGCTCCCTGTGGCAGCGCTGACCCCTCGGTGCTCCTCTGGCACAGGTGAGAAGCCCTACAAATGCACGTGGGAAGGCTGCACCTGGAAGTTCGCCCGCTCGGACGAGCTCACCCGGCACTTCCGCAAGCACACGGGCATCAAACCCTTCCGCTGCTCGGACTGCGACCGCAGCTTCTCCCGCTCCGACCACCTGGCCCTGCACCGCCGGCGGCACGTCATGATGTGAGCGGTGCCCGCCGCCCTGGGAGCCGGCGgcgcctccctccctccatccagCCACACCCCGCGGCTCctgcggggcggggcggggacTGCGGGAGCGCCGGAGCCGAGCCGTGCCCGCTGCAGGAGCCCCGCCGGCACGGCACGGGACGGCAAACAATGGATTCTGGACTGCTGCCCCTTCTCTCTTGTCCCCACCTGTTTTTATTCCTGGGTTTGTCCTCGCCTGGAGGCTCCTCGACTCCTCACCTGGAATtcacccagcagctgcctcagcctctccagcctcctgcccGTTGTTGTCCCCCAtgtgctccctgtcccctgccctcccagtgcctgGGAGCCGTGGCAAGGACGGGGCAGGTGATGGGGGGTGATGGGCCCCCGTGGAGGAGCTGATGGCCATTCCCACTCCATCCCCAGATTGtcccagcaggagaagggaCATCACCTCCCTGTGTGTCCCTCAGCACGTGCTGGGCTTCATGGGAAGTGCTGAGTGCACTGAGagccaggaggaaaagaggaatcAAGAAGGGGGGGAAACACAACCCAGCAGTGACCCACAAACAAGACCATCAGCACTACACAAAGGGAAACTTTGTGGAACATGGAACTTTTATTTTATGGAATTCTACGagggggtgggacagggtggGGGGTATGAGGGCCAGCAGCTCTCGGGTTTTTTGGAAGACTCTGGGCCACTTGAAATGTTTCTAAGTTAAACCAGCGGCTGTGGCcacatgctttgctttttaataatgGTTTTTGAGGAGTGTTTCTTCATCCCCTCCAGCCAACCCCCCTGGTTGCTGGGAGGatgtcaggatttggggttggatGCTCTGAGCTGTTGGATGGTGGGAAGGGTGATGGGGACCATGACACCGCCCATGCTCAGGGCAGACCCTGCAGGGAGTTCCCAGACTCCCTCTGAGCTGGTGCTTTTGCCCCGgctctgtggggatgggggACCTGGTTtgaggagggggtggggggataCTTCAGGGACCTGTGGGCCCTGAAAACAACTCACAGCTGCTTGGGAAAGTGCCTTTCCTCAGCTTCTCATCCGACAGCCAGGGTGTGCCATGGGCAGAGCTTGTTCCTGGCCTGAGGTGGTCCCTGACCCCCATGGCCTGAGGGAGAGTCTGGGGCACAGGTGAAGTGCTGGGACCTGTCCCTGCCACAACCACCCCACCTGTGCTGCAggcctggggcagagtggctggaaagctgccaggTGGGGAATGTTTGTTCAAATCTATTAATGGCAAGAGGCACTGTAGAAATACCATGGATTGGCCTGGTCAGGGTGAGGATGTCACCTCCCAAAGAGGACAGGGCTGTTCAAGGCATTCTGTGTCCAGAGGATGGACCAAGGGGCTccagtgccctgagctggaTGAGCAGGACTGCAGGAATGATCTTGAATGAACTTGTGCAGgatctcctgctccagctggatccctCCAAATCCCTATGGGACCTGGTGGCATTCACCTGAGAATCCTCCAAAGAGTTGCTGATACCATCACAAAGCCTCTCATGAGGATTTTGAATGGTCTTGGGAATCCAGGAGGTCCCAGCTGGCTGGAAACTGGGGACAGTTGTCCTGATTTTCCAGAAGGGCAAGAAGGGGGACCCCGGAACCCACAGCTGTCACTCTCACTTCAGTGCCCAGTAAAATCATGGAAAAGATTATTCTGGGAAGTATTGGAAGACACCTAGAGGACAACACAGTTATTGGTCACAGCTCCATGAGGGGAAAGTCCTGCTTGTCCAGCCTGATTTCCTTCTGCAACAGGGTATCCCACCTGGCTGATCAAGGAAAGCCAGGAGATGGAATCTTCTCGGACTCCAGCAAAGCTTTTGATCCTGTCTCTCCCAGGgtccttctggacaaaatgtccaggctgcagctggataaacacatgGGATGGGGGAGCAACTGCCTCCTGGCTTGGGCACAGAGGAtgacagagtggggtgacacCTGCCTGCCACCTGTCATTActggggttccacagggctccagcCTCATCCCAGGTCTCTTCATCATCCTGATGTAGGAGTCTAAGGaacactaaggaaaaaaatctctaaattcTTCAATTGaagctttttggggtttttgcatGAAAGATGTCCTAttccagagagaaaaattcaaaaaaaaaaaaaaaaaaaagataaaaatactccttacagaaatgaaaaaatcctacttttggaggatttgggaattctgtcACCTTTTGAAAAGCCCCGCGGCGCCTCCTGGGCTCGGCCGAGGGTGGAGCTTCTTAAAGGGCCCGGCCTA
The sequence above is a segment of the Vidua chalybeata isolate OUT-0048 chromosome 14, bVidCha1 merged haplotype, whole genome shotgun sequence genome. Coding sequences within it:
- the KLF8 gene encoding Krueppel-like factor 8 isoform X3; translation: MRSEEARGTGQGKATPAMSSSALLAEGPLDPPVLLADIKTEPPEELLASDCSQPQAEPVDLSLNKSKVAPASALPPPPPTSVQSSPMLVAPPLPAPSTVSIPPSGLSSTSAIPAVLSPGSILASTQGSGGQQILHVIHTIPSVNLPSKMGNLQTIPVVVQSLPVVYTTVPTDGVTAITVPLIGGDGKNTGSAFLSRTPPVKMDPGSVYPMDMNSDSEDSASESGPAPFQDLQREPAVRGPRADSPDLKKRRIHQCDFEGCNKVYTKSSHLKAHRRIHTGEKPYKCTWEGCTWKFARSDELTRHFRKHTGIKPFRCSDCDRSFSRSDHLALHRRRHVMM
- the KLF8 gene encoding Krueppel-like factor 8 isoform X2, which codes for MPGPATPGWPHAPAEPPRGAAPVGWLGQGKATPAMSSSALLAEGPLDPPVLLADIKTEPPEELLASDCSQPQAEPVDLSLNKSKVAPASALPPPPPTSVQSSPMLVAPPLPAPSTVSIPPSGLSSTSAIPAVLSPGSILASTQGSGGQQILHVIHTIPSVNLPSKMGNLQTIPVVVQSLPVVYTTVPTDGVTAITVPLIGGDGKNTGSVKMDPGSVYPMDMNSDSEDSASESGPAPFQDLQREPAVRGPRADSPDLKKRRIHQCDFEGCNKVYTKSSHLKAHRRIHTGEKPYKCTWEGCTWKFARSDELTRHFRKHTGIKPFRCSDCDRSFSRSDHLALHRRRHVMM
- the KLF8 gene encoding Krueppel-like factor 8 isoform X1 — its product is MPGPATPGWPHAPAEPPRGAAPVGWLGQGKATPAMSSSALLAEGPLDPPVLLADIKTEPPEELLASDCSQPQAEPVDLSLNKSKVAPASALPPPPPTSVQSSPMLVAPPLPAPSTVSIPPSGLSSTSAIPAVLSPGSILASTQGSGGQQILHVIHTIPSVNLPSKMGNLQTIPVVVQSLPVVYTTVPTDGVTAITVPLIGGDGKNTGSAFLSRTPPVKMDPGSVYPMDMNSDSEDSASESGPAPFQDLQREPAVRGPRADSPDLKKRRIHQCDFEGCNKVYTKSSHLKAHRRIHTGEKPYKCTWEGCTWKFARSDELTRHFRKHTGIKPFRCSDCDRSFSRSDHLALHRRRHVMM
- the KLF8 gene encoding Krueppel-like factor 8 isoform X4, which produces MSSSALLAEGPLDPPVLLADIKTEPPEELLASDCSQPQAEPVDLSLNKSKVAPASALPPPPPTSVQSSPMLVAPPLPAPSTVSIPPSGLSSTSAIPAVLSPGSILASTQGSGGQQILHVIHTIPSVNLPSKMGNLQTIPVVVQSLPVVYTTVPTDGVTAITVPLIGGDGKNTGSAFLSRTPPVKMDPGSVYPMDMNSDSEDSASESGPAPFQDLQREPAVRGPRADSPDLKKRRIHQCDFEGCNKVYTKSSHLKAHRRIHTGEKPYKCTWEGCTWKFARSDELTRHFRKHTGIKPFRCSDCDRSFSRSDHLALHRRRHVMM